tttttacctctttCTAAAGCTTTCAACAGCCTACGGGTCTAACGATCCATTTTTATtgtgcttcctccctgccccctcacctcccctgactttaaaaatgctttattctaCTTTAGTATAGTACACGTACAGTTGATTCTTATGCACTGCGTATTAGTCTGAAAAGTTAAGACTCTAGGTTATCCAATTCAATGTTTCCCCAGTTAAGAAGAAAAAACGAAACAGAAGAAAAAACgaaacagaagaaaaagcacGTATACAAACAACATTTGCGTTCTTTGCTTAACTTCAGCGTCTTTGTTTTGTGTATCACTTTAAGACTTGGCGCGTGGGCTGGGGAGCGTCCCCTGAGCGCCCGCCCGCTTTCTGTGACGTATCCAGGGCGTGGCCAATCAAAGGGTGCAGCCAAGGCAGCGGAAGCCGGAAGTGGCGAGCTGGGGTCGGCTACGGCCTAGAAGAGGCGGGCCGAGGGCATCTAGTTGAGGCCCGCGGCAGTCCTGGGCTGTAGGAGGCGGCAGCCGCTCGGGCGGCGTTGTGAAGACGGCGGGTATGGTGGGGCGGGAGAAAGAACTTTCCATTCACTTTGTTCCTGGGAGCTGCCGGCTGGTGGAGGTGAGGGTTTGCCTTGGTGGTCTTCCATGGGAACCGGGGTAGGGGTTGGGAGCCCAGAGGAGACGAAACAGGTCCGGGAGGTTCGGGGCGGTTTTCCAGGCGCACCCCATCGGGATCAGCGCCCCGGCCGGGAGTCGTCTCGGCGTCGCCCTCGCAGCCCTGGAGTAGAGGGCGGCGCCACCGAGTTTGTTTACCTCGGCGCACAGCAGCGCTGCGGCTTTTGGGTCGAGGTTTTACTTTTGAGTTCTCAGTCTCTGCTCCCACCAACGAAGAAGGAGATTTTACAGTTGTTTGCGTTGTGGTTCTTCATTGTTAGTTCGTGATTTTACAAGTTCTAGCTTTGAGAAAGGACGAAGGAAGGTAGCTCTTTGGAGGTAACAGTGCTGGAAGTGATAACTTGCCGAAGTCCTGGTTTGTGCAGAGCTCTACGCTATGGATTTTGCAACCATTATTTTAATCTTCATAGCTGTAAGATACATTTTATAGGCGATAGAAGGGAGTCAGAATAAGACAATTGCCCGAGTTCATTCGGTGAGGTTGGAGCGAGGGATTCGTGGTCGACTGTCTTGGGCTTTGAACCACTAAAGCAGTAGCATTGAAGGGAGACTATCTGCGTGTTAGGGAGCTCCATCCATGAGGTCCTCCCCACATCCAGCACCTCCATTGCATTTCAGGCCTTCCAGCATCCAGAATATATCCAGCTGTGACCATAACTGCTAATGTCCAGACCTGTATGTCTTCTGGATATGAGATGGTTGTTTTAAACATGCACTTTTTTTTATGCTTTCAAAGTTTAATGAATTCAGTGTTTTTAAATCGTCTTGGTTCTTTAAGGTAGAGTTAGGATAGATGAGCTGTCTAACCTGTATTCCTGCGAGCCCCAAACAGTACCAGTTCATCTCTTACAGAGTGTTTACATATGTATGCGCATGCAtggctctctgtgtgtttgtgtgtgtaaagCTTAATCTGCTTATACAATAGAAGTTCAGTAAAGGGAAAATGGCTTTTAATGGTTTCCTTCATTAAAAAGGATAGATCTAAGAGCTCAGACACATACTACGCTCTCAGAACCCGTAGTGTTAAAACTCATCTTGTAAGAATGAGGACTGCCCGAGGATTAATGTCAAGAGAAGCAGCTGGTGGAGGTGGCTGATAGGGTGACAGTAGAAGTTAGAACAATCCTGCCTAGGTATTAAGGAATCTTAAAGTTTATTAAAGGCCAGGTCTACCTCCTGGGAATCTTGTGAGAATCCACTTAAAAAATGACTATGAAACTTTGCCAAAtttataagttttttaaaatatactactaAAATTAACATTCCTTTCCAAATATTACTGATAGTCCActgtcttttaaaacattttttgaaatcttcttttttagtttattttaattaattcatttggaaagttagagttactaagagggggagacacagagatcttccagccactgattgactcctcagatggccgcaatggccaatgctgggtcAGGCActggccaggccgaaaccaggagttttgttttggtctctcatgtgggtaacagaggcccaaacacttgtactgtcttttgctgctcttccagagcattagcagggagctgggccagaagtggagcatattGGAcaagaaccagcaaccatataggatgccaggtcTCAGGCAGGCAGCGCTATCtgtcatgccacagcactggcctggctaGAACGTTTTTGATAGTTAATGAGCTAAAGTGGAAATCACTGTCCCAGAGCACTGTTGGACCATTTGGACAGCGTTTGTCTCCCATTATCTTTATGAGTacaatttcatataaattttttagCACAATATGAACAGTAGCTCTACATTGATTTGTCCaataattttcaagaaaattttggTATCTAAAAATGTGATTGCCTAAAGTGGTTGAATTCCATACAACTAAGTTTATACAAAAAGAGACAGGTACATTTAGAGTACCTTAAACTTGTTGAGTATACTTAATATAACAGAAATTGAGAAAGAAGAATTTTCACACaagcattttgaattttttattgtgGTTTGGATGACCTAGGCaactttttattctttcattctgaGTCTTTTGGAATGTTTGGATATTCCTGTGTTTTGAAGGACCAAAATAAATTCTAGGAATGATTAACCAAAGTAATTTTTAGAGGAAACTTTTTATTCCTAAGCTATTTATATACAAAACCCAACAAAACAGTGTACTAAAGAAAACTTTAGGCAGAGTTCTGTTTATATAGAAACAAAATTAGAGACATTTTTGTTTGGCATCTCTTAATTTCAGAGTGTTGCATATTCTATTTGGCAGCCACGATTAACTTAAGATcaaactaagaaataaaaaacgTGTTTCTGCTGTTAAATAGATGGCAAAAGGTGCCCTTGTCTCTAGGGAGAAGTGTGAAAAGGACGAACAGTTAAGTTACTTAAGTAAGTGAAGCCCTTTTTATCCTATTCAGACCCTTTGTTGTAAGGATAATATAGAAAATTTTAGAATTGTAAAACTTTAAATATGGAAGAGTGTTGGTCATCTTGTCCATTTACCCACAAGGAATTAGATCAAAAAGGATGTAATTTCTCAACCTACGGTTTTTGGCAGAGCAGATAAAACTTGAATATTTCATGAAACCAAATGTAAGATCAGAGGTTTGTGAAAAATTCAGATTATTTGGCTTTACCCTAGAAGCAAGAAGACTGAATTCTGGTCTCAacttcctccctttttttttttttttggacaaaatctttttttttttttttttttttttgacaggcagagtggacaatgagagagagagacagagagaaaggtcttcctttgccgttggttcaccctccaatggccgccgcggccggcgcgctgcggccggcgcacccgcgctgatccgatggcaggagccaggagccaggtgctttttcctggtctcccatggggtgcagggtccaagcacttgggccatcctccactgcactccctggccacagcagagagctggcctggaagaggggcaaccgggacagaatccggcgccccgaccggggctagaacccggtgtgccggcgccgcaaggcggaggattagcctagtgagccgcggcgccggccctggacaAAATCTTTAACATCTTTAGGCTTCAGGCTCCTCACTTTGGAAATAACAAAATGGAGTGGCCTTAACAAAGCTATTATTATCAAGAGTACAGATTATGTTTATATAAACTTCACAGTTTTCGTAGATAAGATTGTGCAGTATCATTTCCTCTTCAGCAAATGcttgcactttattttttaaaacaaaattttaaagatttttttttgaaagtcatagttacacagtgagaaggagagagagagagagatcttccatcccctggttcattccccaaatggccccagctgccaggtctgggccaggccaataaCAGTTATCAGGTGCCTGTtgcggatctcccacatgtgtgtaggggatcaagtacttgggccatcttcggctactttgccaggcacattagaagggagctggatcagaagttgagcagctgtgtgttgaaccagtgcctaaatgggatgctggcattgcatgtggcagctttacctgctgtgccacaacgctggccccgaaTGCTTGCACTTGAGATCCCTACTCTTTTAATAAGATTGTACGCACTGACATCTGACTACTGTCTAACCTGTATTATTTCAGGTTCTCTTCTAGGGATATTTTATATTACCTCAGGGTTTAAGGGTATAAAaataggttttttctttttttttaaagatataactATTTTTCccttcatcttattttttttataatttattttttaagggatacaaatttcctaagtccaactttaggaatatagttattcccaccatacccacactccctcctctcttcctcctcctccctctccccttgccagtcctgTTGtccgttaagattcatttttctttttttttttttaaagatttatttatttatttgaaaatcagagttatacgtagagagagagaggggtcttccatccactggttcactccccagtttgccacaacggccagagctgcaccgatctgaagccaggaaccaggagcttcttccaggtctcccatgtgggtgcaggggcccaaggattgggccatcttcttctgctttccctggccatagcagagagcgggatcggaagtgaaacagctgggtctcgaactggtgcccatatggattgccggcgcttcaggccagggcgttaacccactgcgccacagcaccagccccaagattcattttcagttaactttatacacagaagaccaactctgtactaaataaagatttcaacaatttgcacacacatacacacaaaaaaaacctgagaaccagttttatagttaactctcataatacaactcattgaggacagaggtcctgcagggGGACTTAGTGCACATTGACTCATTTAATTTAACAGCACTCTGGTGTATGACATCAATGaccactcaaggctcttgacatgagctgcctaggctatggaagccttttgagtccaaaaACTCCAtaagtatttggacaaggccttaagcaaagtagaagttctttcctctctttagagaaaagtacatccttctttgatggccacttctttccacagggtctgtctcacagagatccttcatttagaacattttttgccacagtgttttggctttccatgcctgtaatggTCTTGTGGATTTTTCAGTCAGAGCAGGAAGCCTTAATGTAGAAATAAGTTTGCAACATGCAACTACAATCATTTTAAGTGAATTGTGTTATATGCCTATCAGAACCTTGTTTGTGAAGCTTAATATTGGTGACctctgtggtacagagggttgagccaccacctgagatgcctaCATAACATACAAGCACTGATTCAAGCCCTCACTGCTGCATCTGTGATCCAGGTccatgctaatacacctggaaaagcagtgtaagatggccagagtacttgggtctctgccacctgtatgggagaacAAGGTGGAGTTCCAGTGCTTCTCTCTGGCCTGccctatgtggccatttgggtagtgaaaccgtcatatggaagatttctgtctctcctctgtctctgtaattctgcctttcaaataaaaaatcagaaacaaccTCAATATTGGAGATGGGTGTTTAGCCTAccagttaatatttttaattgaaaaaattaataaaatttttaatgagaaGTCTTAGAAAATTTATGTAAAGTTAGGTTaattaattacataatttttttttaatttgagaggtagaattacagacagtgagaggtagagacagagagaaaggtcttccttccattggttcactccccagatggctgcaacggccagagctgtgcaggtcTGAAGCCTGaatcgaagccaagagccaggtgcttcctcctggtctcccatgtgggtgcagcggcacaagcacttgggccatcctctactgcctttttgggccatagcagagagctggattggaagaggagcagctgggactagaactagcgcccttatgtgatgctggcactgcaggcggaggattaacctactgtgccacaacgccgggcccagaaaaattagattaaaaaacaacttttattttggtgcaaaaattttttaaaaccagatgtagttttttcataataagcactTTCCATAATAGGGCAGTGATAATAGCAGACAgcatattggcttttttttttttttacctttatagAGCCAGTAACCTACAAAGATGGTAATTCACTGTGGAGATTCCATAATACCTTGAATTGTGTTTCTTTCACCTAAATTCCTTTGAAATGTTTACTAATTCCCAAACTCGGATCCATAAAAATATGGTAAATAACTTAGTGATATTTGAATGAGAATTGGGGATTAAAAGCTGAAGACCACAGATGTCAGTCAAACATTGGCAGATATAAACAAAATACTTAAGAAGACCATAAAGTCAGTAAACTTAAAACTGAAGTTGTAGGTATTTTTTAAACTGACGAACATAATTGATATTGGTATTTGGGGAACATCAGtcataaaaataagattttccggggccggtgccatggcttacttggttaaacctccgcctgtggcgccagcatcccatatgggcgccgggttctagtcccggttgttcctcttccagtccagtgctctgctgtggcccaggagggcagtggaggatggctcaagtgcttgggcccctgcacccgcatggaagaccaggaagaagcacctggctcctggctttggcttggcgcagcgccagccgtagcggccatttggggaatgaaccaacagaaggaagacctttgtctctgtctctctctctctctcactgtctataactacctgtcaaataaataaataaaataaattttccattatTAGTATAGGATATCTAAATCTAGCTAAATCTAGTAAATTTTGGAGTATTATTTGAGTTTTTCTTCGGTGAGATTATTAGAACTTTTTCTTAATGCAGTTGTTGATGTAGTTTTATTAATCTTTGTTACAACTTTAGAATTGGCATATAGTTATGGGTTATGAACCAAACTGCTTATGCTTGGCATATTCAGTGAACAATGGTGAAAACTTTAGATTTTTTAAGCAAACATTGCTTTCTTCTGCCTTTTAGGAGGAAGTTAACATCCCCAGTAGGCGTGTTCTGGTTACTGGTGCCACTGGACTTCTCGGCAGAGCTGTACACAAGGAATTTCAGCAGAATAATTGGCATGCCGTTGGCTGTGGTTTTCGAAGAGCAAGACCAAAATTTGAACAAGTTAATCTGTTGGATTCTGATGCAGTTCATCACATCATTCATGAGTTTCAGGTGTGGTTTAGTCGTCCTTTTGATGTATATGAGCTATTTTAAGAATTGTCTCAATGTAAAACATGTGATTTCAGCTTTCAAGTAAGTTAATTACTGTGCTTGAAAGCTTTAACCTAATAAGTAGTAACAATATATAGTGTACTCTGCATTAGCATGGCTGTGTGTATACTGAGTTACGTGTTAACAGACGAAAATATGAAGTATTTTGTGCAAAGATTGTTTCTGAAGTGTCTTCTCAATGCTGTTTTGTATGGAAATGTCTTGTATGTTTTCTGTGGACTATAGTGCTGTAAAGGAGAtggtgtcattttttaaaaaaagatgtatttatttatttgaaaggcagatttacagagaggcagaggcagaaagagagagacagagatcttccatcctctggttcactccccaaatggctgcaatggccagagctgcccattccaaagccaggagccaggaacttcctttgggtctcccacatgggtgcaggggcccaaggacttgggccatcttccactgctttcccaggccatagcagagagctatattgaaagtggagcagccaggacttgaaccagtgtcaatatgagatgtcagcactgcaggttttacccactacaccacagcaccagccccgatagTATCATTTCTAATTTAGAACTGAGAAGTCAGGCTTAGAGAGGTTAAAAGACTTTGTCCATGGCCACAGGAAAGTTTAGGTTTGTTCTACCTTTGATAAAATACAGAGTTCATATTCTTTGTAAACCTACATCAGATTCACTTGGGAAACTTTTTTCTTGGGCCTCACTCTGaaagatttaaaacaattaaaaaaaaagagagaagtgtttgttttatttattagagtgaaaaaacacaaaacagaaagagctcttttctgctggtttactccccaagtactGGTGACAGCTGAGTCTGGGCTAATTGGAGATcaggccagaaactcaatccaggtttcccatttgtGTGACAGGGACAgaactacttgagcaatcacctggtGCCTTTTTGCTGGAATTGTGGAGCCAAGGcgtgaaccctggcactctgatatgggatgcgggcatcccaactagtggcttaaccactagtccaaacacctgcccccagctcccagtgAGTGGAGCTCTGGATTCTACATTTTAAGAAGTACCACAGGTTATCCATATTAATATCTGAAAACAGGTCTCAGATTAGGCTGAAAAGGAGAAAACAGGATGTGAGTATGCTAGCTACCTGCCAGTGGTCTTCCAAAATTTTAGCTCCAACTGGGAACAAAATTCCCTTTCCCTACAAGAACCAGTTGTATTCTTCTATCTTGATGTCTTTCACAGTATATGAAACCATCTCTACACATATCTTTTCCTACTAGATTATGAAATCCTTATTCTTCCCACAGTGCCTGTCATAGGTGGCATACTAAGTGCTCAAATGGGAATAGCAATTTTATGGGtagttgattttctttaaatgactAGAGATTTAGATGTatgaatttaatttgaaaatgatgCATTACTGTCCCTCTGACAGATTGATTAAATATTTAGGCCATATTAATTACATGAAGGGTAGCTTTTCTTCCATCCAAATTAGGGGATAAAgcttattttcctttataaatgcAGCTGTTAACgatttttctggttttgtctAGGGATTACTAATTTGCTCTTGCTTTTCagattatatgtatgtattttaagaaTGTTCAGACCTTGGGGGATGGGAAGGGAGCAtgacaaaactttttaaaataacattaatttaGTTAAGGGAATGTTGATGTAATGAACCTTTTCTCTCTACTTTAGAAAAATTGTAGTTCATCTGTTTTATTGCATTTTGGGTTAAAAATACATCAATGTTTAACTTCTAGCCTCATGTCATAGTACACTgtgcagcagagagaagaccagaTGTTGTAGAAAATCAGCCAGATGCTGCCTCTCAACTTAATGTGAATGCTTCTGGGAATTTAGCAAAGGAAGCAGGTAATGATGACTTTATAAAGTCTTCATAAAATATTAAGCGATCACCAAATTCAAAAAGTTTGGTGAATCGTTTGTCAGagatttgtttttaagttttacaaaATACAAATCATAAATTCATCTTGAAAAGATGTCATGTGAAAATTTAATgaatttgtcttttgttttttctttttatagctgcAATTGGAGCATTCCTCATCTACATAAGCTCAGATTATGTATTTGATGGAACAAATCCACCTTATAGAGAGGAAGACATACCATCTCCCCTAAATCTATATGGCAAAACAAAATTAGAAGGAGAAAAGGCTGTACTGGAGAACAACTTAGGTAAGATATAATCTCTAGTCCCTGGTAGTTCATATTGTTTTAATAAATTagctaattaaaaattatagTGTAGTCAATaggaaaataagaa
Above is a genomic segment from Oryctolagus cuniculus chromosome 6, mOryCun1.1, whole genome shotgun sequence containing:
- the MAT2B gene encoding methionine adenosyltransferase 2 subunit beta isoform X1, giving the protein MVGREKELSIHFVPGSCRLVEEEVNIPSRRVLVTGATGLLGRAVHKEFQQNNWHAVGCGFRRARPKFEQVNLLDSDAVHHIIHEFQPHVIVHCAAERRPDVVENQPDAASQLNVNASGNLAKEAAAIGAFLIYISSDYVFDGTNPPYREEDIPSPLNLYGKTKLEGEKAVLENNLGAAVLRIPILYGEVEKLEESAVTVMFDKVQFSNKSANMDHWQQRFPTHVKDVATVCRQLAEKRMLDPSIKGTFHWSGNEQMTKYEMACAIADAFNLPSSHLRPITDSPVLGAQRPRNAQLDCSKLETLGIGQRTPFRIGIKESLWPFLIDKRWRQTVFH